The following coding sequences lie in one Microvirga sp. 17 mud 1-3 genomic window:
- a CDS encoding sugar dehydrogenase complex small subunit, translated as MGQPTRRTLLLAGLGLPAMAGLSGVRAAANPAPTVEAFRALSARLMQKSASALDAGVAETLLSGLMQTGRGPALTALLRDPESNAALAGDIVTAWYSGVYRTADGEAVASFTDALIWDALDFTKPFASCGGETGYWAGPPQV; from the coding sequence ATGGGACAGCCGACCCGGCGCACCCTGCTCCTGGCGGGCCTCGGCCTTCCGGCGATGGCGGGCCTTTCGGGCGTCCGGGCCGCGGCCAATCCGGCGCCCACCGTCGAGGCGTTCCGCGCCCTCTCGGCCCGGCTGATGCAGAAGAGCGCCTCGGCTCTCGATGCCGGCGTGGCCGAGACCCTGCTGAGCGGCCTGATGCAGACCGGCCGGGGTCCGGCGCTGACGGCTCTCCTGCGCGACCCCGAATCGAACGCCGCTCTCGCGGGCGACATCGTCACGGCCTGGTATTCGGGCGTCTATCGGACCGCCGACGGCGAGGCGGTCGCGTCCTTCACGGATGCGCTCATCTGGGACGCGCTCGACTTCACGAAACCCTTTGCGTCCTGCGGCGGCGAGACCGGCTACTGGGCCGGGCCCCCGCAGGTCTGA
- a CDS encoding DUF2165 family protein has translation MMIRLSKTVMVAAIAFFATLVGFGNVTDYGTNFAFVNHVLAMDTVFPDTTIRYRAITSPALQHAAYLLIIAAEIGTAILCWIGAFRMFAALRQDAVAFRGAKTFAVAGLTLGFLVWQVGFMSLGGEWFGMWMSQQWNGVPSAFRFIVTILGVLIYVVLPDED, from the coding sequence ATGATGATCCGCCTGTCGAAGACCGTCATGGTGGCGGCCATCGCGTTCTTCGCCACCCTGGTCGGGTTCGGAAACGTGACCGATTACGGCACCAATTTCGCCTTCGTGAACCATGTCCTGGCCATGGACACGGTGTTTCCCGACACGACGATCCGCTACCGGGCCATCACAAGCCCGGCCCTGCAGCACGCGGCCTATCTCCTGATCATCGCGGCCGAGATCGGAACCGCGATCCTCTGCTGGATCGGCGCCTTCCGGATGTTCGCGGCGCTCCGGCAGGATGCAGTCGCGTTCCGCGGGGCCAAGACTTTCGCGGTCGCGGGCCTGACGTTAGGATTCCTCGTCTGGCAGGTCGGCTTCATGTCGCTCGGCGGCGAATGGTTCGGCATGTGGATGTCGCAGCAATGGAACGGCGTGCCGTCCGCCTTCCGCTTCATCGTGACGATCCTGGGCGTCCTGATCTACGTGGTGCTGCCCGACGAAGACTGA
- a CDS encoding GMC family oxidoreductase, with translation MAEIEADVIVVGSGVAGALLAARAAEAGLKVAILEAGPRVDRVEAVQRYWDALIKVPESPYPPTREADHPVTHDRHYWYRQSGPDEFKSTYLKVVGGTTWHWLGTCLRFVPNDFRLKSLYGRGLDWPVSYADLEPFYGEAEDEIGVSGDSAEPLGSPRSRAYPMEAIPQTYLDRSFATALAESGYEVRATPQGRNSAPRDDRPGCCGSASCIPVCPVQAKYDATVHLSRAEVKGAAVHDRTTATFVEIGPDRKVAAIRFKRPDGSEGRAVGKAFVIAAHAIETPRLLLHSRSEATPNGVANSSDQVGRNLMDHPSQLSWALTDRPVWPYRGPLSTSGIENLRDGSFRTERGALRVEIGNDGWSWPTGAPITLPEDFVRRGLRGPALDAALRDHASRHVRLASLIEQLPDPDNRVTLDADDQDMYGVPLPRIAYRLDDYAKAGLAAARELHADVFRRLGTSEVRHDPDFKGAGHIIGTARMGDNPAHAVVDRDLRSHDHPNLFVLGSAVFPTSATANPTLTIAALSLRAAGAVMATVKA, from the coding sequence ATGGCCGAGATCGAAGCCGATGTGATCGTCGTCGGATCGGGGGTCGCCGGTGCGCTCCTCGCCGCCAGGGCCGCGGAAGCGGGCCTCAAGGTCGCGATCCTCGAGGCCGGGCCGCGGGTCGACCGGGTCGAGGCCGTCCAGCGCTATTGGGACGCCCTCATCAAGGTTCCCGAAAGCCCCTATCCGCCGACCCGCGAGGCGGACCATCCGGTAACCCATGATCGCCACTACTGGTATCGGCAGAGCGGGCCGGACGAGTTCAAGAGCACCTATCTGAAGGTGGTCGGCGGCACCACGTGGCACTGGCTCGGCACCTGCCTGCGCTTCGTGCCGAACGATTTCCGGCTCAAAAGCCTCTACGGCCGGGGCCTCGACTGGCCGGTTTCCTACGCGGATCTCGAGCCGTTCTACGGCGAGGCCGAGGACGAGATCGGCGTGTCGGGGGATTCCGCCGAGCCGCTCGGCTCGCCGCGCTCCCGCGCCTATCCCATGGAGGCCATTCCGCAGACCTATCTCGACCGGAGCTTCGCGACGGCGCTGGCCGAGAGCGGCTACGAGGTGCGCGCGACCCCGCAGGGGCGCAATTCGGCCCCGCGCGACGACAGGCCCGGCTGCTGCGGCAGCGCAAGCTGCATCCCGGTCTGCCCGGTCCAGGCGAAATACGACGCCACCGTGCATCTCTCCCGCGCCGAGGTGAAGGGCGCGGCGGTTCACGACCGCACCACCGCGACCTTCGTGGAGATCGGCCCCGACCGGAAGGTTGCGGCGATCCGCTTCAAACGTCCCGACGGGAGCGAGGGGCGCGCCGTCGGCAAGGCCTTCGTCATCGCGGCCCATGCGATCGAGACCCCGCGCCTCCTCCTGCATTCCCGCTCCGAGGCCACGCCGAACGGGGTCGCCAATTCGTCCGACCAGGTCGGCCGCAACCTGATGGACCACCCCTCGCAACTGAGCTGGGCGCTGACCGACCGGCCCGTCTGGCCCTATCGCGGGCCGCTCTCCACCTCGGGCATCGAGAACCTGCGCGACGGCTCCTTCCGGACCGAGCGCGGCGCCCTGCGGGTGGAGATCGGCAATGACGGCTGGTCCTGGCCGACCGGAGCCCCGATCACGCTCCCTGAGGATTTCGTGCGCCGGGGCCTGCGTGGGCCGGCCCTCGACGCGGCTTTGCGGGACCATGCATCCCGGCATGTCCGCCTCGCCTCCCTGATCGAACAATTGCCCGACCCGGACAACCGGGTGACCCTCGATGCTGACGACCAGGACATGTACGGCGTGCCCCTGCCGCGGATCGCCTATCGGCTCGACGACTACGCCAAGGCGGGGCTTGCGGCCGCGCGGGAATTGCACGCGGACGTCTTCCGGCGGCTCGGGACGAGCGAGGTGCGGCACGATCCGGACTTCAAGGGCGCGGGCCATATCATCGGCACGGCGCGCATGGGCGACAACCCGGCCCATGCGGTGGTCGACCGGGACCTGCGCAGCCACGACCATCCGAACCTGTTCGTGCTGGGCTCCGCGGTCTTCCCGACCTCGGCCACCGCCAACCCGACCCTGACCATCGCGGCGCTGAGCCTGCGCGCCGCCGGCGCCGTGATGGCGACCGTGAAGGCCTGA